The Montipora foliosa isolate CH-2021 chromosome 1, ASM3666993v2, whole genome shotgun sequence DNA segment TATTCAAAGTCATATCCTTTGGGGAGTTCAGTTCTACATGGTTGTTTTGGATTTTGTAGACGAGTATAAGGTCAGACATAACTCTTCTTTCGCGCAAAGGAAAGTAACGATAAATGTTCAATTTTTCTCCTTTAAATATCCACACccttctcaccaattttattcctggaatgttaatacacactttccatgccgggCTACTTGGAATAAActcaaaattattacagtaatggAGAAGTACTacttttagacaacgttctcgtagctgTCGTCGTCGTTCTTGCTTAGGGTCTCTATTGTTTGCGGAGGTGGGCCACACGTTCGATGTCCCGAATGAGCCAAATTCTTCTAGCCGTGATTGTCACGGTCTCGGTTTTTCTTTAGAGGCACACGCAGCTGTTCACTTAGTTTTCCCTAAAAGCACGACGTACTTTCTCGAGATCATGACAGACCATGGTGAAGTAACGTCGAGTTGATCAGTACACGCCGCACGCTCCTTGGGCCGAATAGTGGCGAGAATGCGAGAAACGGATATGTGAGCTACCTATGCTTGAGAAACAGATTAGGGTGCGCTTCTTTGGGACAATCCAAGATAAGAATTACGATCTCAGATCACATGGATACTTCGTTCCTGAGAAACGAagaatccgaaaacggatttttCAGGCGTGACAGCCCAATCTCGGCCGGTTAGGATTAATGTATTTTGTATCAAATTGAAGTTCTGCGAAAAACTTACGACTTTCTATAAATTTCGGgtaaattgaaggaaaaaataGCACTGAAAACTCACTTTGATTGCTCCCCATGATTCACGCAAATGGTGGAGATGTGCACTTTCACAAGACTCCAAACGTAGTTTTTTCGGATCCGTCTCCCAGAGAAACGGACGAATCATGAATCCTAAAAATCCGGATTCAGATCTGATCTTATGAATCCACTAGGAGAGTAAATTCTTCGGATCAATACTCCATTTTCGGATTTTAGGAAAGAAATGCAAAATCTGCTTTTGGATACAGGAATCCggatttggattttcccaaaaaaccgTACCCTAAGTCAGCGTGCTAATGTACTCAAAGTCTGCGCTGTGGGCCAAAGTTGACACCCGTCACGCGTGCAATACTTCTTCCTCATTTCTCTTTCAAGCAATATTATTGATCTTTTCTGCGCCTGTAACTCGTCCGAGATAACTGTAGGACAGTCAATTACCTCCGTTCACTCGGAGATGTGATGACAACAATATTCGTAACACTAACTATTTTCTCAAGAATGAAAAGACGGACTCTAAGGTAGTCCTCAGTACATGTTAAATAAATATCACCTTGAAATTAGACTGCAAAAAGCTTAAGAGTTGGTATATACTCCAACAAAACTATTACATAGCTATAAATCACTTGAAAACATGTTCGTGTGgttctattttttttacttcatactTTTTAGTCACACAACGCTCACAAAACTTGTTAGAATGGCGGTGTTGCGTGACGCCCGAAATGGACGAGTACATGTAATATGTGGTGTTCACCTTAACAGCTGTTGAGACTTACTACTGAACACTACAGTGAATGAAATTTCCCTGATgtgaaaaacctgtgaaaatgTGGTTTATGATCAACGAGCCACTAGTCCAGTGAAACTGAAACCCCACGTAGTACACGTAGACTGGGTTCTAGATTTGGCTAGAAAGATGGAGTGGAAAATCGAACTTGGCGATCTCTTTCGGTTTgcaaaatcaaatgaaaatcgCTTTCcaattttcatgaaattttccCAAGACACTGACGATCCGTTCGTGAAGAGTAAGCTCGCTATTTTAACTCTTGATGCAAACAGTGCTTTTCAACGCCATATTGCTGACCTAGGATTCAGCAGCTGCGAGGAAATAGACACCAAGAGCAGACAGCAGATTCGTAGCTTTGTTAGCAGACTGGAACACCTACATGGAGCTGCAAATGAAGCGAAAAAAGGCAGAGATTTTGTTTCAGGGCTAGATCTTGGTAAGCTGCAGGAAGAACTCGTTGAAGTGTTTTTGTACTGTGTAGATCACGATTGGAATTACGTGTTAGGCGAATACAAAAGGATCGCAATGTTTGAAACTCTTCTTAAGTTCCTTCTGCGGGATAATCCAGGTATGTCTTGGCTCAAATGGAAACTTGATTTGACAGGTAGTATGGCTGAAGAATCTCAGGTCCCAGACATGAGTTACGGAGATGGAATCTGCTCAGTCAACGTAAATCCTGAATTTGATATTATGTTGAGCGTGTCACATGTCACCCTAGGCTTAAATGAACAGTCTCTGACTGATACACATTACCCTGGATTTGTTTACCTGCGTGTTCCAACAGCCCCAGAAGATGATAACGAAAACTTGCTGCAGTTACTGACGAAGAGAGATTCCAAGTACTACTTCTCTGCTTTGAAGTTTAAAGATGGAATCTATAGAATGCTAAACGAATTAAAGGTTATTTCAGACCAGAAGAAGAACCCGGAAATGGAAGATTTTGGCCTGGAGATTGCTCCCCATGGCCCTGCCATTCAAATGGATGAGACATATGATGAGGAAGGTAGTATATATTGCTCGTATGATGTGGTTCCAGCAATCGAGTTTAGCGGTTGGCCGGCATGCTGCCAAAACTGGGCGTCAAGAAAACGACTTTGGCCTCCTCAATCTTTAGTGGACGAAATCATCCAAGATGGCTTTCACCTTGTAGCTAAAACATCTCCACAAGGGGATGAAGACCTTGAATGGCGATTTTCATTTTCTAAGGCGGAACGAAAACTGATGAAATCAAAGGGTCTTGGAAACAGAAATTATTGTTTTcgtattttcaaaatggccattAAAGAGAACATTTCGTCAACATGCAGTCTTCTCACCTCGTACCACTTAAAGACGCTTCTCTTCTGGGCAAGTGAAAGACACCCCCCTGACAGATGGTCGGATGAAAATCTTGTTGTATGTTTTCTTGGCTTGCTAGACGACCTACTACATTCTTTAGCAAACTGCTCATGTCCACACTACTTCCTACCGGACCTAAACTTATTTTCGGACTGCAGTACAGACCATTTGTATTACCTTACTGGCCAAGTTTCTGCAATTCGAAGATCTCCTTTAAAATACCTAAGGCGACCAGGGGAAGATCCAAAAGAAGGCTACCATAACTTTATAGGAGCGATGAAGGAGTGGAAAGAAATGGAATACAGCGACATTaactaaaaaaaactaattCAGTGTTTCTATTCAGTGACATTTAATatcttcttactaaccgagcacgagggccgtactggggaatattggcccgaggttgtggccaatattccccagtacggctcgagctagctcggttagtaagtagtttattatatggctttttaattaccttttgctttgtttttgcaagcccataatcagcccgtgggcattacgggagaataatgccctacaattcagttacaattagccaatcagagcgcgcgttatatcggctacaaacacaagccatataaaaaattgaaagaatacaGAATACATGATTTCAGTTTAATAAGAAGGTTCGACAGTTACCAGTGAACAGatttggaggaaaaaaaacaatgttgtCAAAAGCATAATTTATATACAAGTTGCTTAGCAACAggcaaaaggacaactgaaacatCAGAGTCCTAGGAAGGAATTGAACCTACAGGTACGACCTCCATAGCACTGGTCAGATGCTGACTACCCATCAAGCTACTGGTAGGTCGTTTATCTAAGTCCTGAAAGGAAAATGTGTCCCGCTGGTCTGCGGGCTTTGCAAATACATCATGAAGACTGTATTTGCATGTACAAGTGTTAATTTACTTTTTTGTCTGCATAAGTTAATTATTATTGAGTCTTAATAGCGTTattcacaaaaatgactgtaCTGAAATGGTTATGGGAGGGTTTCAGAGTAATTATTGCATATAAGTTTTAACTACATTTTGAAGTACCTAAACTTGACAAGATTAATTTTGTTCATAATTGATGGTAGATTTTGCAACATAATGTTCCTTACTAATGACAGCAAGAAACTAATCGTTATTAACATAATTAATAgcaacaaaaaatattaaaaggcACATGATCCTCATAACATGTAGTTTGTTCAGTACCAATGATTGTTCAATTTTAATAACTCGATTTTGTCTAAAATTTTAAAGTACAGGTAGCCATGAAAATAACTGCTTATTTGTACATGAAATATACTTGTATGGCTGGAATGTAAATGGAGGTACCAGTAGTTACCCATGCAAGTAAAATACAGTGTATGCAAGAAAACACAGCTCTTTGTCTCACTGTCTCCTATAACACTGTAAAACCCTGTGTATCACCACCATCTAATTGTCTATTGATGTGTTTGCGGTTTGTGGAAAACAGTAACAGTGATATTTTTCTGAtttaaatgtacaatgtacaattAAAGCAGAGCTTACTTCACCAAATGAGCTGTCAAATATATACAGTGGGCTGTCATCTTTTTGGTGCATCATGTATTCAGCATagtatttcattttcattttcacagCATAACCATCATCATCTTCACCAACTTTGAACTTTTGATGTCTGTACTTCTTTGCAAGTTTCTGTAACAAAAGGCACAACCTTAATTTGTGATTCTTAACCATTAACTTGAAAATGACTTCTGCGTCTTCTGTTGAAATACTGTATGTTTACTTGAATATAATAGCAGCCATTTTACTGTTAACTTTGGCAGCTAATAAGAAAATACCCtatccacaaaaaaaaaaaaacaccttcaCTTATTTTAAGTGAAAAATTTCCACCTTAAGCTCAGAATGATTTTTACCCCATCTGTGAATGACACTATTAAGTAAACACATGCATGAAGAAATAGCCCATTATGCACCCTAAAGATCaactttcaacaaaataatGGTTGCATTTTTTAACTGTGGCTAAATCATATTTTCAGGCCTGGGATAGTTGGTGGACTGTTATATAAacagaaatgaacaaaaaggaTTGAAATCAGCAAATCACAAGACTGCATGTGATCCATCAATTTGTTTTGCGACAGTGAATGACAGGAGTGAAAAAAGAAACCGATGATTGACATTTGGACTTAAGAGTCTACATGTCAATaaaaaacataataaataattatgtgCACTGTATTGTATACAGTTGTTCCATACCTCAACTGTCCACTTTCTCATTCCTTTCCAATGATCCATGGTATGCGTTAAAACTACAGGGATTCTGGGCTTTTCAAATCTCTCCACGAATTCTGATTTAGAGATCTTATTGCAATCTTGCCTTGGGACATTGTCTTTGACACTTCCGAAGCTTGTGTCAAATTCCTGTACATAATTCAACTTGGTCCAGCCATCAGTTCCTTTTAGCTCTATTTCAAAGATACAGTTGGAAACTAATGACTTCCTTTACTGCTAGCAAATTTTACCTAATTAAGGATGGTGCTTACTATCATTATTTCGTATAATTATGTTCtacgcatcttgagatacttggatttcctatggaTGGTGCttatcaatacagggatatttttgcgtggttcaaaactatgcagagaaagcagaacttatcaagtgatcttggtagtatccaaaaagaaaattgggagtaaccacacatttttcagagataattaagcttcaatttggaaaagaacgccatatgttgctttgtattttagagctttttacaaacattgttgattaattatctttgaaaaatgattggttaccccaattttttttttttgatttcaataacacttgttaagatctgcttttcccgcatattcaataaaacgtgcaaaaatacctttgaattagtaggcacagtccttaatTAGGTTGGTTTTGGAAACTACATGTAATTGCTTTGGCATGGGCGAAagggcaactgaaaaatcaaagtCCTGGGCAGGATTTGAAAATACGAGCTCCGTAACACCAGTCAGGTGCTTTTAATTACCCACTGAGCTGCTGCAACTCCAAGGGACCGACTGATGTTATGGTCTTTTAAAAATCCCACAGACACATACACCTTAAACTTCAATAATTGTATTTCTAAATTTGTAAATGGTGGCCCTTGACTCAGTGTAGAGTCAGCAGACCAGCGTGATACTAATGTCCATTCAGGACATGGATAATGAGCTACAATAGCTCCCCAGGTCGTACTGCTCATACTGGTTTGATTCCTGCCAGCTAGGATATTTCAGCTGTCAATTCACCAATCACCAAGCAACTAGTCAGGTGCATAACATCTGAGTGAGTGTGAGTGAGCGAgtgagtgaagctattagtctctcccctcggggcttttcagaactaatttacaatgtttttcgggggactttagccagactgcttattacacagtttacaattttattttaggaagtgagagatgcccccgtccagataaggtcagaccacaacaccggggactacgtcccctactcttatcgaatagtgagtgggttctttaacgtcccatactatttaattccAACAAgtgttatgagacgggacctccggtttacagtccttatccgagaagacttgaaagtctaaccatttgcagatgtaattgcaaaggtagcacattctcctcagttattttaagaccctgagtgttggtccggctggagtcgaactcacgacctcccgcatgacagcccgatgctcaaccaactgagccaccggtgcgcggtgcacCTTAAACAGTACACCTTAAACATCATTAACCGTATAATTAACTTGTTTAGTTCAAACCAAGATTTAAAACCAGGAAAACTATCACTGCTACCCCATTTGCAATTACTTTTAACAACCCTTTATCACTAgctctgtcaaattattattaatattgatCAAACAGTGTAATAATAATCTGTTGCACATGTAGTAATACTGGTCTCACAGGAAGTCAATCTCAGATGCATGAACACTCAACACAAGCAA contains these protein-coding regions:
- the LOC138002318 gene encoding cyclic GMP-AMP synthase-like receptor 1, translated to MEWKIELGDLFRFAKSNENRFPIFMKFSQDTDDPFVKSKLAILTLDANSAFQRHIADLGFSSCEEIDTKSRQQIRSFVSRLEHLHGAANEAKKGRDFVSGLDLGKLQEELVEVFLYCVDHDWNYVLGEYKRIAMFETLLKFLLRDNPGMSWLKWKLDLTGSMAEESQVPDMSYGDGICSVNVNPEFDIMLSVSHVTLGLNEQSLTDTHYPGFVYLRVPTAPEDDNENLLQLLTKRDSKYYFSALKFKDGIYRMLNELKVISDQKKNPEMEDFGLEIAPHGPAIQMDETYDEEGSIYCSYDVVPAIEFSGWPACCQNWASRKRLWPPQSLVDEIIQDGFHLVAKTSPQGDEDLEWRFSFSKAERKLMKSKGLGNRNYCFRIFKMAIKENISSTCSLLTSYHLKTLLFWASERHPPDRWSDENLVVCFLGLLDDLLHSLANCSCPHYFLPDLNLFSDCSTDHLYYLTGQVSAIRRSPLKYLRRPGEDPKEGYHNFIGAMKEWKEMEYSDIN